The Candidatus Hydrogenedens sp. genome includes a window with the following:
- a CDS encoding protein kinase, translating to MSQVKCSKCSHINPTGTSHCQKCGSPLLIVKIDPASSDSKKRQSSSHEFNTPGLQQGTLHRGETFSNRYTVIKLIGRGGMGSIYKVFDNTLKEEVALKLLLPQFAKDPMIVDRFLNEARIARKLSHPNIVRVHDIGIAGNILYISMEYLDGKSLRGILEGLLPGQRLPLKQILVYFDQLCSALEYAHQFTVHRDIKPENVMVTSQNVVKLMDFGISKLMADTRLTGVSVVMGTPFYMSPEQVRNSRDVDARSDIYSCGIMLYEVLTGQIPTGIPKPASELVKELPPELDKIVEKCIQPDPKDRFQSATELRKALEPLKNLVLAGEETTISSSSSKPTKKLKPWIPTFSSRAIGWILLSIVLLFCAGGLFFAERYRASISAQEVETISDQLLLNEPQQQSVESYIKILFRLANRAGEQAEFNDEVKQYLNWAEPLLTQIKTKMDTKQNIPLELLCSCARYLSAIFCEHQGMVLIPEGNVTWKGQTYIIPAFFMDISEVTNDDFNNFCRLSSISWEPPPSPGFDIQASNEGKLPVTMVTYYDALAYASYYQKTLPTVLQWLRSAQGDIKQTYPWGDTWKENSANINNIKNAPQPVKSYPEDKSPMGCYDLLGNVSEWTRTPLDPECPEEDILCSRIVMGSNFTSPATGLTHEQSAEPDTRSPLIGFRCVKEIPISTEQLINYLKQ from the coding sequence ATGTCGCAGGTAAAGTGCTCAAAGTGTAGTCATATTAACCCAACTGGAACCAGCCATTGTCAAAAATGTGGTTCTCCTTTACTAATTGTTAAAATAGACCCAGCCTCCTCCGATTCAAAGAAAAGGCAGTCTTCATCTCACGAATTTAACACACCAGGATTACAGCAAGGCACCCTTCATCGGGGAGAAACATTTAGCAATCGTTATACCGTCATTAAATTAATCGGCAGAGGTGGAATGGGTAGTATCTACAAAGTTTTTGATAATACTCTAAAAGAAGAGGTAGCCCTAAAATTATTACTGCCCCAATTTGCTAAAGACCCCATGATAGTTGACCGATTCCTAAATGAAGCACGTATTGCTCGGAAACTATCTCATCCAAATATTGTGCGTGTTCATGACATAGGTATCGCTGGGAATATCCTTTATATCTCAATGGAGTATTTAGATGGTAAATCATTACGAGGTATTCTGGAAGGCCTATTGCCTGGTCAGAGACTTCCTCTAAAACAAATTTTAGTTTATTTTGACCAGTTGTGTTCTGCTCTGGAATATGCACACCAATTTACAGTCCACCGCGATATTAAACCCGAAAATGTAATGGTCACCTCACAAAATGTCGTAAAATTGATGGACTTTGGAATATCCAAATTGATGGCAGATACAAGGCTTACTGGTGTTTCGGTCGTGATGGGTACACCATTTTACATGTCTCCAGAACAAGTCCGAAACAGTCGTGATGTAGATGCCCGTTCTGATATTTATAGTTGTGGGATTATGTTATACGAAGTCCTGACAGGGCAAATCCCCACGGGTATCCCGAAACCTGCTTCTGAATTAGTAAAAGAACTCCCCCCAGAGTTAGATAAAATTGTTGAGAAGTGTATTCAACCAGACCCAAAAGACCGATTCCAAAGTGCCACAGAATTAAGAAAAGCACTGGAACCGTTGAAAAATTTAGTGCTTGCTGGGGAAGAAACGACAATATCATCATCTTCTTCAAAACCTACCAAAAAATTAAAACCGTGGATTCCAACTTTTTCATCTCGGGCAATAGGTTGGATACTCCTTTCAATTGTGCTGTTGTTTTGTGCTGGTGGTCTGTTTTTTGCAGAACGATACCGTGCAAGTATATCGGCACAAGAAGTGGAAACAATTTCTGACCAACTATTACTAAATGAACCTCAACAACAATCAGTAGAATCATACATAAAAATTTTGTTTCGTCTTGCAAATAGAGCAGGAGAACAAGCAGAATTTAATGACGAGGTGAAACAGTATTTAAACTGGGCAGAACCTCTACTAACCCAGATTAAAACCAAGATGGACACGAAACAAAACATCCCTCTTGAACTATTATGTTCATGTGCCCGCTACCTCTCCGCTATATTCTGTGAACATCAAGGCATGGTTCTTATCCCAGAAGGTAATGTGACATGGAAAGGCCAAACGTATATTATCCCTGCTTTCTTTATGGACATAAGTGAAGTTACCAATGATGACTTTAATAATTTTTGCCGATTAAGCTCTATTTCATGGGAACCACCTCCATCCCCTGGATTTGATATACAAGCAAGCAATGAAGGCAAACTACCTGTTACGATGGTAACCTATTATGATGCCCTGGCGTATGCGAGTTATTATCAAAAAACTTTGCCAACTGTGCTACAATGGCTTCGGTCTGCTCAAGGAGATATAAAGCAGACTTATCCGTGGGGTGATACCTGGAAAGAAAACTCCGCGAATATCAACAATATTAAAAACGCTCCTCAACCAGTAAAATCATATCCAGAGGATAAAAGTCCTATGGGTTGTTATGATTTGCTTGGGAATGTATCTGAATGGACACGAACTCCCTTAGACCCAGAGTGTCCTGAAGAGGATATCTTGTGCTCAAGAATAGTAATGGGTAGTAATTTTACCTCTCCTGCTACTGGACTTACGCACGAACAAAGTGCCGAACCAGATACACGTTCCCCACTTATAGGCTTCCGTTGTGTTAAGGAAATTCCCATCAGTACCGAACAACTTATCAATTATTTGAAACAATAA
- a CDS encoding NUDIX domain-containing protein encodes MNKRRTLVAGGVVIDRNVNVLVLERDVLRDNGWIHEVRLPKGHVDKDETHEQCAKREVGEESGYWNVDIIADLGYDQSEFVFNGEQIIRDEHYFLMQGDAKQPCKPCPTGEEEARFKPMWVPIDKAEEMITYPTEKRFVRRAKAWLQMKKYI; translated from the coding sequence ATGAATAAAAGAAGAACATTAGTTGCTGGAGGCGTTGTTATAGATAGGAACGTGAATGTCCTTGTGTTAGAGCGAGACGTTTTAAGAGATAATGGTTGGATTCATGAAGTTCGTCTTCCTAAGGGACATGTTGATAAAGATGAAACCCATGAGCAATGTGCAAAACGTGAAGTGGGAGAAGAAAGTGGTTACTGGAATGTAGACATCATTGCTGATTTAGGATATGACCAAAGTGAATTTGTGTTTAACGGGGAACAAATTATACGTGATGAACATTACTTTTTGATGCAAGGAGATGCGAAGCAACCATGCAAACCATGTCCAACAGGTGAGGAGGAGGCAAGATTCAAACCAATGTGGGTTCCAATTGATAAGGCAGAAGAAATGATAACTTATCCGACAGAAAAACGATTTGTTAGACGTGCCAAAGCATGGCTACAAATGAAGAAATATATCTGA
- the argH gene encoding argininosuccinate lyase: MSKQWGGRFEETTDPTVEKFTASVHYDSRLALYDIQASIAHARMLGKQKIISNKDAQAIIQGLETIRKEIEQGKFRWDSTLEDVHTNIEHSLIQKIGECGKKLHTARSRNDQVATDIRLWLRDEIDIIIGQIKDFQKAFIHFAEENLDVIIPGFTHLQPAQPVLLAHYALAYFEMLQRDKIRFKELQPRVNTLPLGSAALAGTPHPIDPMTVAKELGFKQICENSMDAVSDRDFLIEFCSYCAILMMHLSRWCEELIIWSSPMFGFIEIGDAFTTGSSIMPQKKNPDVAELTRGKTGRVYGHLVSLLTLMKGLPLTYNRDLQEDKEAVFDTADTVKSALSVCSKMLLSINVKKDNIQKTLDLGYMEATDLADYLVTKGVSFRDAHAIVGKVVLCAIKNNKPLRKLTLDEYKKFSPLFENELYDIIQPKAIVSRRNSPGGTSPNQVKKALKKALKKIEGSK, encoded by the coding sequence ATGAGCAAACAATGGGGCGGTAGATTTGAGGAAACGACAGACCCGACAGTAGAAAAGTTCACTGCTTCTGTTCACTACGATTCACGTCTGGCTTTATATGATATTCAGGCAAGTATTGCTCACGCACGAATGTTAGGTAAACAGAAAATTATTTCAAATAAAGATGCCCAAGCCATTATTCAGGGTTTAGAAACTATTCGTAAGGAAATAGAACAAGGCAAATTTCGTTGGGATTCCACATTAGAAGATGTGCATACAAATATCGAGCATTCGCTTATTCAAAAAATTGGTGAATGTGGTAAAAAATTACACACTGCACGGAGTAGAAATGACCAGGTTGCTACAGATATCCGATTATGGTTGAGAGATGAAATAGATATAATTATTGGACAAATTAAAGATTTTCAAAAGGCATTTATTCATTTTGCAGAAGAAAATTTGGATGTCATCATTCCAGGTTTTACACATCTACAACCAGCCCAGCCTGTCTTATTGGCTCATTATGCATTAGCATATTTTGAGATGTTACAACGGGATAAAATTCGATTTAAGGAATTACAACCACGAGTTAATACATTGCCATTAGGTTCAGCAGCCCTTGCGGGAACTCCTCATCCGATAGACCCTATGACTGTTGCTAAAGAGTTAGGGTTCAAACAGATTTGCGAGAATAGCATGGATGCGGTTTCAGACCGTGATTTTTTGATTGAGTTTTGCAGTTATTGTGCTATTCTTATGATGCATCTATCCCGTTGGTGTGAAGAATTAATTATCTGGTCATCACCGATGTTCGGATTTATAGAGATTGGAGATGCATTCACCACAGGCTCCAGTATTATGCCACAGAAAAAGAATCCCGATGTTGCAGAACTTACCCGTGGAAAAACAGGGAGAGTTTATGGGCATCTTGTCTCGTTATTAACCTTAATGAAAGGGCTACCTCTTACTTATAATCGGGATTTACAAGAGGACAAGGAGGCAGTTTTTGATACAGCAGACACGGTAAAAAGTGCTTTATCCGTATGCTCAAAGATGCTGTTATCTATCAACGTAAAAAAAGACAATATACAGAAAACTCTTGATTTGGGTTATATGGAAGCGACAGACCTTGCAGATTATTTGGTAACAAAAGGCGTTAGCTTTCGTGATGCTCATGCTATTGTCGGCAAGGTTGTTCTATGTGCCATAAAAAACAATAAACCATTACGGAAACTGACATTAGACGAATATAAAAAATTTTCACCTCTGTTTGAAAATGAATTATATGATATTATTCAACCGAAAGCTATTGTATCACGTCGCAATTCGCCTGGTGGGACAAGTCCCAATCAAGTGAAAAAAGCATTGAAAAAAGCCCTAAAAAAGATTGAAGGCTCTAAGTAA
- the wecC gene encoding UDP-N-acetyl-D-mannosamine dehydrogenase, which yields METVCILGLGYIGLPTAGMLSASGYKVIGVDISERVVKTINRGEIHIEEPGLQTMIKAGVASGKLQAQTEPAQADTFIVAVPTPITEQKKADMEFVKSAGMSIVPYLQKGNLVILESTSPPGTCKNLLTPILEKSGLKVGRDLHLAHCPERVLPGKILHELIHNDRIIGGITPECAEKAKKLYRSFVEGEIFLTDATTAEMVKLIENTYRDVNIALANETAILCEKLGINFWEVATLANHHPRVHLHSAGPGVGGHCISVDPWFLVEAFPEDTQIIHTARKRNDSMPAFVVQKIEAMTKNIDNPKIALLGLAYKGNVDDIRESPSLHIYSLLKLKGYSLTVHDPHVKHSPIPLSSLEDTLNGADCMVILTAHNEFKSIDPENAGRLMKSRCVLDTHNLFNRSEWEDKGFQISTLGVGIQP from the coding sequence ATGGAAACTGTATGTATTTTAGGTTTAGGTTATATTGGCTTACCGACAGCAGGAATGCTTTCAGCAAGTGGTTACAAGGTTATAGGTGTTGATATTTCGGAGCGAGTTGTAAAAACGATAAATCGTGGAGAGATACATATTGAGGAGCCAGGACTGCAAACGATGATTAAGGCGGGTGTTGCCTCTGGCAAACTCCAGGCACAAACAGAACCAGCACAAGCAGATACTTTTATAGTTGCTGTGCCTACCCCTATCACAGAACAAAAAAAAGCGGATATGGAGTTTGTTAAATCAGCAGGGATGAGCATTGTCCCGTATCTTCAAAAAGGGAATCTGGTTATACTTGAATCTACATCTCCACCTGGAACCTGTAAAAATTTGCTTACACCTATTCTGGAGAAATCAGGATTAAAAGTAGGTCGGGATTTGCACCTGGCACATTGTCCCGAACGAGTGTTGCCAGGCAAAATTCTTCATGAACTAATTCACAATGACCGCATTATTGGCGGTATTACGCCTGAATGCGCAGAGAAGGCAAAAAAGTTGTATCGCTCTTTTGTGGAGGGAGAAATATTTCTTACAGATGCGACAACAGCGGAGATGGTTAAACTTATTGAGAATACATATCGAGATGTAAACATTGCCCTTGCAAATGAAACAGCCATTCTCTGTGAAAAATTAGGTATCAACTTTTGGGAAGTAGCAACATTGGCAAATCATCATCCCCGTGTTCATTTGCACAGTGCTGGTCCAGGGGTTGGTGGTCATTGTATATCTGTTGACCCATGGTTTCTGGTCGAAGCGTTCCCTGAAGATACACAAATTATTCACACAGCCAGAAAACGGAATGATTCGATGCCTGCATTTGTAGTTCAGAAAATAGAAGCGATGACAAAAAATATTGATAACCCAAAAATTGCCCTATTAGGGCTGGCATACAAAGGGAATGTCGATGACATTCGGGAAAGTCCGTCTTTACACATATACAGTTTGTTAAAATTAAAAGGTTACTCTTTAACAGTTCATGACCCTCATGTAAAACATTCACCAATACCATTATCCTCGTTAGAAGATACATTAAACGGTGCGGATTGTATGGTTATTCTTACAGCCCATAATGAATTTAAGTCTATAGACCCTGAAAACGCAGGTAGACTTATGAAGAGCAGATGTGTTTTAGATACACATAATCTTTTCAATCGTTCCGAGTGGGAAGACAAGGGATTTCAAATTTCAACTTTGGGAGTTGGCATTCAACCTTAA